The bacterium genome includes the window CACATCCTGCAGAGAGGACTGCCAGTCGAGGCGATCCAACCCCAATCGTTGCAGCAAGGGAATTTCACTCAACCGGCCGAGAAGGCCTTGATCCCCCTGAGCGATGATCTCTTTAACCTGCCCCTCCGCGGAGTCGTAAAAGTCCAGCGCCTCCTGGGCAACCAGGCTGCCGAGAAAGTAGAGCGGAATAAGCAGGAGCAAGAGCAGCAGCAGGCAGCACAGGCCTGCGCTGATCGCTCTGCGGCCGCGTAGGCGGCGCAACAGTTTTTCGTAAAAGCCGTAGAACAGCCCGCTGAAAACCGCAGCCAGAATGATGGGGATAAGGAACATGGAGATCATTTTAAAGAAAACCACTCCAATGAGTATCACGACGCCGAGAAGAAAATAGCGGCCGAAGCGGATCTCCTCAGTGGCTGGTTTGGGATCCGGCATGGTTTTGCGTTTGGTTTCGATTTTACGGGTTGGTGCAGGCATCTTCGTCCTCCAGGGTTCACGCGGCGCTTATTTATACGCTTTCTGCCAGGCCAGCATGGCAGCGCCGAGCACGGCCGAATCATCCTTCAGTTCAGCGGCGACGATGCGCACATTGCGCAAAGCGATCTTGAACACGTTCTGCGAAGCCGTCTGTTCCACCAGCCGCACATAGGGTTCGCCGATGGCCTCGACCACGCCGCCGCCGATCACCACCACCTCGGGATTGAAGATGTTAAGCAGAGAGGCCACCCCATAGCCGACGTAGCGGGCGCTTTTTTCCACTGCTGCCACCACCGCTGCATCACCGGCGGCAAAGGCCTCGCTCAGCCGTTTGCTGCGCAGCGGGGCATCGGGCTTTTCCACGTTATCAAAAATGGCGGCTGCCGCACCTCCGGCCACGGCCGCACGGATCTCCCGTTCGATGGCCAACCGGCTGGCAAACGCCTCCAAACAGCCCCGGGTTCCGCAGCCGCACATCGGGCCCTCGGGATTCAGGATCATATGACCCAGTTCGCCCGCGTTCTCGTTAAAACCGTGCAGCAGTTTGCCGTTGATAATCACGCCGCCGCCGATGCCGGTGCCGATGAACAAGCCCACCATATCGCGGCAGCCGTGGCCGGCGCCGTAGGCGTATTCGCCCAGCAAACCGACATTGCCGTCATTGTCGATGGCCACCGGCCGTTTGAGCAGAGCTTTTAAACTGGCCTTGAGCGGTGCATCCTTCCAGCCGAGGTTCGGGGTTTCAATGATCATGCCTCGTTTCAGGTCCAAGGGGCCGGGCGAGCCCACCCCCACTGCAATGACCTCGTCCAAGTTCACGTCAGCCTCAGCCGCCGCCTCCTTGACGCAGATCGCCATGCGCTGCACGGTGGTCTCAAACCCCAGCTCGGCTTTGGTTCGTTTTCGGCCTATTCCGAGAATGCGTCCCTTGTGATCCACAACGGCTGCGTAGATCTTGGTGCCGCCGAGATCGATTCCGACGACGTATTCCTGTTTTTTGGGTGACATGGCTTCAGTCCCTTGCTTCTAGGTTTGTTTGCGAACAGAACATGCGATAAATTTTGTCCAGCATGATAGACTTGGTCTTTTGCATCTCTTCTTTGGACCGGCACGGAATCTGTCCCGCTGCTGCTCCCGGATGTCCGCTGCCGATGTTGAGCTTCCTCATGATATCGCCCAGATCCTTGCCCTGACCGGGCGTTACATTCAGGCTCAGAGACATGGATAGCGCCAGGTCGTTGGTCTTTACATCCTGGTTGAAAACGTTCTTTACCTCCAGCACAGCCAGGGCTTCTGGGTGCAGCAGATAGGCCAAGTGCTTCAGCACATAAGGCCTGCGCTTGTGCCGCGTTAGATCCAAAATGATCAGCGCATGCGCCTCATCCTGCTCCAGAAAGGAGATGTCCTGGCGCACCCGTTCCAGCATCTGCTCTTCTTCCTGCAGAAACGCTTTGTACCGCTTTTGTATCGACGGGGTTTCGCAGACCTGGTCCAGGGGGCGTTCTTTGAGCAAACCGATCACGCTGCGAAGGAATTGACGCTTGGCCTCCTGATCTTCGTTCTGCAGTTTGATGGCGCTGTCGATGATCTTGCCCGGCGTCGGCGTACGCCAATCGGCGATGTTCTGGTAGGCAAACGCTTCGATGACGTCAGCCTCGTCCACCATGGCGCTGAAATGAGACGGCAGGTCTTGGTCGAGGAAATATTCATACACCACCCGTGCGCAAGAGTTGCGAACGCCGAATCGTCCGGCCAGAGTGGAGGGATCGATGTTGCGATAGCGGAGCTCTTCCAGATTGCCCTCGTGGTGATCGAACCACATGCCGCACTCCAGCGGATAGGGCAAGTCGCAGACCACGTCCTCAGCGGTGATGGAGAGGCGCGCCTCAGAGACCGCGCGCGGTCCGGTGAAAATGATATATTGGATGTTCAGACAATGCGAACAGATCGCTGCACTGACCAGGCCGTCAAAATCATTGTGGGTGATGATCCGTTGCGCCATCTTTTTTTCTCCGGAGCCTGGAAGCAGGCCCCTTAGGGGTTATCAACCAGAAAGGCGAGCTGAGAAACCATGCCAGCGTCGCAATGGTGAGATAGGCGGCGTATCGGCTGAAGGCCATTTTGCCTTGGAACACGAGAAGCGCGCACACCAGGATGGTCGTCAGGGCGACCAGGGAAACAACGGCGGCGATTTTTTTCATGCTGCTTTTCCTTTCCGGTTCTGTTCCAGCCAGCACAGAAAAAGATAGAAGGCCTGTGCGAGCAGATAGCCGGGCAGCCATTTGAAGAACAGGTGGATCGGCAGCAAGGTCACAATGATGAGGGTGGCGATCCAGGTGACCAGCGCCATCCAGTTGATGAACCATC containing:
- a CDS encoding ROK family protein, which produces MSPKKQEYVVGIDLGGTKIYAAVVDHKGRILGIGRKRTKAELGFETTVQRMAICVKEAAAEADVNLDEVIAVGVGSPGPLDLKRGMIIETPNLGWKDAPLKASLKALLKRPVAIDNDGNVGLLGEYAYGAGHGCRDMVGLFIGTGIGGGVIINGKLLHGFNENAGELGHMILNPEGPMCGCGTRGCLEAFASRLAIEREIRAAVAGGAAAAIFDNVEKPDAPLRSKRLSEAFAAGDAAVVAAVEKSARYVGYGVASLLNIFNPEVVVIGGGVVEAIGEPYVRLVEQTASQNVFKIALRNVRIVAAELKDDSAVLGAAMLAWQKAYK